A region from the Hemitrygon akajei unplaced genomic scaffold, sHemAka1.3 Scf000064, whole genome shotgun sequence genome encodes:
- the LOC140721911 gene encoding E3 ubiquitin-protein ligase TRIM17-like → MASKGQLESLTEEAICSICLDFFTDPVILECGHNFCRSCITRYWETEERNSCPECRAVFADRTLRVNRALVNLAEKARNLNLYPKGKESKLHCEEHEEELKLFCETDKTLICVICAVAEEHREHRFRPIKEAVKNYMEEAHRKRRISDDVQELSVTDEALPVKKFDRFYLSNTVLRETLDAINRVSVTLDVETAGPYLEVSEDRKSVRWTGIWRNLPDTGKRFTDWACVLG, encoded by the exons atggcttcgaaaggacagctCGAGAGTTTAACCGAGGAGGCAATTTgttccatctgcctggatttcttcaccgatccggttatactagagtgtggacacaacttctgtcgctcttgtatcacacggtattgggaaacggaggagagaaactcctgcccggaatgtagagcggtgtttgctgaccgcaccctcagggtgaatcgggccttagtaaatctggctgaaaaagctcgaaatctaaacctgtatcccaaagggaaggaaagtaaacttcactgtgaggaacatgaggaagaactgaagctgttttgtgaaacggacaagacactgatctgtgtgatctgtgcagtggcggaggaacaccgagagcaccgcttcaggccgattaaagaagctgttaaaaactatatg gaggaagctcatcgaaagaggag aatcagtgacgatgtccaggaattgtcagtgacagatgaggccctaccggttaAAAAATTCGATCGCTTCTATTTGtcgaacacagtgctgagagaaacacttgatgccattaaccgag tctctgtcaccctggatgtggaaacggcgggtccgtatctcgaggtgtctgaggatcggaagagtgtgagatggaccgggatctggaggaatctccctgacaccgggaagagattcacagactgggcttgtgtgctgggatag